One Chlamydia ibidis 10-1398/6 genomic window, GGGCTCGGTGACATTCGGCGCCATCTACACTGACTTCCATAAGATTTTGGATAACACGGAGGTCAGAGAAGTTTCCCCATAGGGTGTTAGGAACTAAAGCACACACACGCTCGGGATTAGCAATATAGCCCGTTTTTTCCCACGTGAAAGTAGCATTTTGTTCATGAGCTCCCGACGATCCCTGAGCCCAGGAGACGGTCCAATTTCCCTGATAGCCATAGTGAGGAGTTTGGGTAGTGTTATTAGTAGTTGGTGCGCTGACTGTTTGGCTAGACCCACCTGTAATAACTACTCTAGATTGTGACTGATTTTTTCCAAAAATGGGATACTCATAGCCATTGCCATCGGCATCGACTAAAGACAAAGAAGTTACAGAAGGTTGGGTGCTTGAATTCGATGCGCTACTTGCTGTGATACTAGCTTTGGAGGCACCCCCCCCCCCCCCAATGAGGCAATATTGATAGCTAAGTTAGGAAGAGACAGAACAGAATTTGAAGAACCAGAATCTGTAGCAATTAGAGTCGTACCAAGATCCATGATGGTTGTCGAAGTATTATCTGATTGGGTGATGCTTTTAGCTTGTAGAGTAACTCCGTCTTTGAGAATTAGGGTGCCTTTACTTAAAGTAACTGCTTGTCCTAAAGAAGATTTTAGGTTGTCAGCGACTTTAGCTTCTTCTGCTGAAAGTTTTTCTCCTGAGAATACAACAGATCCAGTGTGGGATGCATCATTGATTGTTACAGTTCCTGTCCCTGTCCCACTAATAGGATCATAGAAGTAAATACCATAACCTTCTTTAGATTTTAGAGTTACTGCTCCATTAGAAGTACTCAGATCAATGGCGTTTCTTTTTTTAGATGAGCTCGATCCTGTTTTAACTAAAGTATTCGCGTCAAATATGATGTCACCAGCCTGAGCATGTAGGGTACAAGTTCCATTTGTTCCAGTGATCGCAATAGCTCCTCCCGAACCTTCTGTGGTGTTTATTACGGTATTTCCAGTGAATAAAGTAGGGCCGTCGGCAATCAAATTGAGGCTATCAGTAGCAATAGCTCCGCCCTTCTCTTTAGCTATATTATTTGCAAAGGTTAATCCAGAATTGCCTGAAAAATTAAGAGTTTTTGAGGAAGTTATGCAGGATATCGCTCCTCCTTTTCCTGAAGTACCTTGAGAAGCATCATTATCAGAGAAAATCACATTTCCATTATTAGAAATAGTGATAGAGTCTGACGAATTTATTGCCCCACCGTTTCCACTGGTTTTTGCTATGTTATTAGCAAAAAGTATACTGTTGTTGTTGGAAATAGTCATG contains:
- a CDS encoding polymorphic outer membrane protein middle domain-containing protein, with protein sequence MSLVDADGNGYEYPIFGKNQSQSRVVITGGSSQTVSAPTTNNTTQTPHYGYQGNWTVSWAQGSSGAHEQNATFTWEKTGYIANPERVCALVPNTLWGNFSDLRVIQNLMEVSVDGAECHRA
- a CDS encoding polymorphic outer membrane protein; its protein translation is MKRLNLWLLMSSTLITTSQLCFAQAQNIGPSNGCSGSSSFTTLNANEYNCSGDIHFSNLSLTSSNNSCFCPTTTSSGLTLTGNGGCLCFEYITNADTSKPAAIEVGGSNQPLSVSGFSNFVCMYCPTTATNKCYGAVKVSGQATFNNNTAIKFQNNCCLTSSQCGGAICCAGLTLKNTSDSVVFANNKAEQDGGAISSTAAMTISNNNSILFANNIAKTSGNGGAINSSDSITISNNGNVIFSDNDASQGTSGKGGAISCITSSKTLNFSGNSGLTFANNIAKEKGGAIATDSLNLIADGPTLFTGNTVINTTEGSGGAIAITGTNGTCTLHAQAGDIIFDANTLVKTGSSSSKKRNAIDLSTSNGAVTLKSKEGYGIYFYDPISGTGTGTVTINDASHTGSVVFSGEKLSAEEAKVADNLKSSLGQAVTLSKGTLILKDGVTLQAKSITQSDNTSTTIMDLGTTLIATDSGSSNSVLSLPNLAINIASLGGGGVPPKLVSQQVAHRIQAPNLL